The Hypanus sabinus isolate sHypSab1 chromosome X1, sHypSab1.hap1, whole genome shotgun sequence genome window below encodes:
- the LOC132384772 gene encoding ATP synthase F(0) complex subunit C3, mitochondrial-like, whose product MALCIKMACTPAALIHSGSRLLYLPVCASFQSRLESHPHRLQPQPHVTLRPFQTSVLTCDIDTAAKFIGAGAATVGVAGSGAGIGTVFGSLIIGYARNPSLKQQLFSYTILGFALSEAMGLFCLMVAFLILFAM is encoded by the exons ATTCATTCTGGCtccaggctgctgtaccttccgGTCTGTGCGTCATTCCAGTCGAGATTGGAGTCTCATCCCCATCGG CTCCAGCCCCAGCCCCATGTGACCCTACGGCCATTCCAGACCAGCGTCCTGACCTGTGACATCGACACTGCAGCAAAGTTCATCGGTGCTGGAGCGGCCACAGTGGGAGTAGCGGGATCAGGAGCCGGAATTGGCACTGTCTTTGGCAGCCTTATCATTGGATATGCCAG GAACCCTTCCCTGAAGCAGCAGCTGTTCTCCTATACCATTCTGGGCTTCGCTCTCTCCGAGGCAATGGGACTCTTCTGCCTAATGGTAGCGTTCCTCATTTTGTTTGCCATGTGA